From the Sphingobacteriia bacterium genome, one window contains:
- a CDS encoding TrbG/VirB9 family P-type conjugative transfer protein, protein MMKKKVIKYLGLSTFLITFQLLSLNITLAEVVSDEISAVEDKLKEESKDLLNTSIEMDAIQHVLAKSKNPETIIEVDFDRKKTIPLTLRLFSTTTIVLPERIKSFILGDRVGFWGEIVPDNKTDLVLKALTSGVDTDIKVYGESGTRYVFYIKSINTNSTEKPHFLVYVNNRVIDPLGIFQLYSSNLEEPNLSKKFEIAQKRYDFLETGVDPDKINTKYDILASPGSEDIAPIAVYDNGEFTYFDYRKPFFTGRYPVIYVVRDGYDNLVNREHADGFVIVKTISLENFTIRHGDKVVCVKRRK, encoded by the coding sequence ATGATGAAAAAGAAAGTGATTAAGTATTTAGGATTAAGTACATTCCTTATAACATTCCAATTATTATCATTAAATATCACTTTAGCTGAAGTGGTGAGCGATGAAATTTCTGCTGTAGAAGATAAATTAAAAGAAGAAAGTAAAGATTTATTAAATACATCTATAGAAATGGACGCAATTCAGCATGTACTTGCTAAATCTAAAAATCCTGAAACTATAATTGAAGTAGACTTCGATCGTAAGAAAACTATTCCCTTAACTTTGAGGTTATTCTCTACTACCACAATAGTTCTACCAGAAAGAATTAAAAGCTTTATTTTAGGTGATAGGGTAGGGTTTTGGGGAGAAATCGTACCTGATAATAAGACTGATTTAGTATTAAAAGCCTTAACCTCAGGGGTTGATACTGACATAAAAGTTTATGGTGAATCAGGAACTAGATATGTTTTTTACATCAAAAGTATAAATACCAATTCAACTGAAAAACCTCATTTTCTTGTTTATGTAAATAATAGAGTAATTGATCCTTTAGGTATTTTTCAATTATATAGTAGTAATTTAGAAGAACCAAATCTTTCAAAAAAATTTGAAATTGCTCAAAAAAGATATGATTTCTTAGAAACTGGCGTGGACCCAGATAAAATAAATACCAAATATGATATTTTAGCCTCTCCAGGCTCTGAAGATATTGCACCTATCGCAGTATATGATAATGGTGAATTTACTTATTTCGATTACCGCAAACCGTTCTTTACTGGTCGCTATCCCGTTATATATGTTGTACGTGATGGTTATGACAATCTCGTTAATAGAGAACATGCTGACGGGTTTGTAATTGTTAAAACTATTTCTCTTGAAAACTTTACTATCCGACATGGTGATAAAGTAGTTTGCGTTAAAAGGAGAAAATGA